The DNA sequence ACTTTCTTTGCAAAGTCGAGTATAGCACAAAACTTCAATATTTTGGGATTGCTCCTTTTAAATGCCTGTGTTATAATAGTTGCAAATGTCATAAGATATACATTGTCTAAATATTTATAAAGTAAAGGGGACCCCCTATGTCTTTAGATAAAGGTACTAAGGAAGAAATTACTAAAAAATTTCAGCTTCACGAGAAAGATACCGGGTCGGCTGACGTACAAATCGCGCTTCTTACGGAACGCATTGTAGAACTCACTGACCACTTAAAAATATCTCCGAAAGATCACGCCTCTAGGCTTGC is a window from the Simkaniaceae bacterium genome containing:
- the rpsO gene encoding 30S ribosomal protein S15, with the translated sequence MSLDKGTKEEITKKFQLHEKDTGSADVQIALLTERIVELTDHLKISPKDHASRLALLKLVGQRRKLLDYLNSTDTKRYQTLINRLKLRK